The Triticum aestivum cultivar Chinese Spring chromosome 7B, IWGSC CS RefSeq v2.1, whole genome shotgun sequence genome window below encodes:
- the LOC123159921 gene encoding protein SEEDLING PLASTID DEVELOPMENT 1, whose product MPPPPPPPVHLRLRVSITPPHPLPLPYSRRFSSATSGLATARHLSLRRGSRRRAPVCAARSEAAGAEGFDEELGRLLELLPGELRQRVEDHPELPALVEVVMDLGRPPLARFPSGDFLLSHRPISFDDLRQATAKVGDFGGDNRAGISRTLHRISAIRNRQGDIVGLTCRVGRAVPGSANLLQDLVKDGGSLLLIGPPGVGKTTVIREIARMLADDYDKRVMIVDTSNEIGGDGDIPHPGIGNARRLQVPNQEMQHKVLIEAVENHMPQAIVIDEIGTKLEAMAASTIAQRGIQLVASAHGVTIENLTMNPSLDMLVGGIQSVTLGDEEASRRRVQKTVLERKGPSTFAYAVEIVSKTELRVHRSLEATVDALLAGRMPNVEIRKLGSTGSVQQEVSVQKDQFRRAPYEIASQSEVASLSNARTSLDSAFNLDSANGHIENSNVSEAAFNLYAYGISEEIALQAIKQLELEEMITLTYNISEADAVIALQSKLKKNSQIQAVLKSEDIPVFFAKTNSLVQITRALRVLVDDHVDGLIDVEDKEEVRSSEETDALEEARLAVEQVVIPKGESVQLLPRPSTIISSQVNLVESFNLKWEITGQEPNACLRILPQFADREVGSASEQESAPGLTDSDSSSDGMDYTQSGVARLPFLPE is encoded by the exons atgccgccaccgccgccgccgccggtccacctccgcctccgggtCTCCATCACCCCGCCCCACCCGCTCCCTCTCCCCTACTCCCGCCGCTTCTCCTCCGCCACGTCTGGCCTAGCCACCGCCCGCCACCTCTCCCTCCGCCGCGGCAGCCGGCGCCGCGCCCCCGTGTGCGCCGCGCGGAGCGAGGCCGCGGGGGCGGAGGGGTTCGACGAGGAGCTCGGAAGGCTCCTGGAGCTGCTCCCCGGGGAGCTGCGGCAGCGGGTGGAGGACCACCCGGAGCTCCCCGCGCTGGTGGAGGTGGTCATGGACCTCGGCCGGCCCCCGCTCGCGCGCTTCCCCTCCGGCGACTTCCTCCTCTCCCACCGCCCCATATCCTTCGACGACCTCCGCCAGGCCACTGCGAAG GTTGGGGACTTTGGAGGTGACAATCGCGCTGGGATTAGCCGCACGCTGCACCGGATCAGCGCGATCAGGAACAGGCAGGGAGACATTGTGGGACTGACCTGCCGCGTCGGGAGGGCTGTGCCCGGAAGTGCTAATTTGCTTCAGGATCTGGTGAAGGATGGTGGGTCGTTGCTGCTCATCGGCCCACCAGGGGTGGGGAAGACAACTGTCATAAG AGAAATTGCACGAATGCTAGCAGATGATTACGACAAGCGGGTGATGATTGTTGATACATCCAATGAGATAGGTGGAGATGGTGATATTCCTCACCCAGGAATAGGCAATGCCCGTAGGTTGCAAGTGCCCAACCAAGAAATGCAGCATAAG GTGTTGATAGAAGCTGTGGAGAATCACATGCCTCAGGCAATCGTCATCGATGAAATTGGAACTAAGCTAGAGGCTATGGCTGCTAGCACCATTGCACAGCGGGGGATACAACTTGTTGCCTCCGCTCATGGTGTAACAATAGAGAATCTGACCATGAATCCTTCACTAGATATGCTTGTAGGAGGAATACAG AGCGTCACCCTTGGCGATGAAGAAGCAAGCAGGAGAAGGGTACAAAAAACTGTCCTAGAGCGCAAGGGCCCATCAACATTTGCATATGCTGTAGAGATCGTGTCGAAAACTGAGTTACGTGTCCATCGTAGCCTGGAAGCTACAGTAGATGCTCTGCTTGCAG GTAGAATGCCTAATGTTGAAATTCGTAAGTTAGGTTCAACCGGCTCGGTGCAGCAGGAAGTTTCTGTGCAGAAGGATCAATTTCGTCGTGCTCCTTACGAAATTGCGTCTCAATCTGAAGTTGCTTCCTTAAGTAATGCAAGAACAAGCTTGGACTCTGCATTTAATCTTGATTCTGCCAACGGACATATAGAGAACTCTAATGTGTCTGAGGCAGCCTTCAATCTCTATGCTTATGGG ATATCCGAGGAAATTGCCTTGCAAGCGATTAAACAACTGGAGCTGGAGGAAATGATTACTTTGACTTATAATATCAGTGAAGCTGATGCAGTGATTGCTTTGCAATCGAAGCTCAAGAAGAATTCTCAGATTCAGGCTGTGTTGAAATCTGAAGATATACCGGTTTTCTTCGCTAAG ACGAACTCCCTGGTGCAAATTACCCGGGCACTTCGCGTCCTTGTCGATGATCACGTGGATGGGTTGATCGATGTTGAAGATAAGGAGGAAGTAAGATCGTCTGAGGAAACCGATGCTTTGGAG GAAGCAAGATTGGCAGTCGAGCAGGTAGTGATCCCGAAAGGGGAGAGCGTGCAGCTCCTGCCTAGACCATCGACCATCATCTCCTCCCAAGTAAACCTCGTCGAAAGCTTCAACCTCAAGTGGGAAATCACAGGCCAGGAGCCAAACGCGTGCCTGAGGATCCTTCCGCAGTTCGCGGACAGGGAAGTAGGTTCTGCCTCGGAGCAAGAGTCCGCACCCGGGCTCACAGATTCAGATAGCAGCTCCGATGGCATGGACTATACACAGAGCGGCGTCGCCAGGCTACCCTTCCTCCCGGAGTAG